In Thiovibrio frasassiensis, one DNA window encodes the following:
- the rpoZ gene encoding DNA-directed RNA polymerase subunit omega, with protein sequence MARITVEDCLSQIGNENRFSLIHLAVERVKQHRKNAPFLVKCKNKEIVATLREIASGEVSFATIKNFTPSKEEVAAQEDTSVLTVQKGDGSTEQASL encoded by the coding sequence ATGGCACGCATCACCGTCGAAGACTGCCTGAGCCAAATAGGCAATGAAAATCGTTTTTCCTTGATCCACCTTGCCGTTGAACGGGTCAAACAGCACCGCAAGAACGCTCCTTTTCTTGTAAAATGCAAAAACAAAGAGATTGTCGCCACCTTGCGCGAGATTGCCTCCGGCGAGGTGAGTTTTGCCACCATCAAGAATTTCACCCCCTCAAAAGAAGAGGTTGCCGCACAGGAAGACACCTCTGTCCTGACCGTGCAGAAGGGTGATGGATCGACTGAGCAGGCCTCCCTGTAG
- the moaC gene encoding cyclic pyranopterin monophosphate synthase MoaC produces MTANLLTHFDESGNARMVDVGGKNETVREATASGSISLSPQAFQLVQEGNIAKGDVLGVARIAGIMAAKKVDDLIPLTHPLAINKVTVDFALNDSTHTIEITATVGITGRTGVEMEALTAVSVAALTIYDMCKAVDKGMIINNIRLERKIGGKSGTFQRNK; encoded by the coding sequence ATGACCGCAAATCTACTGACCCATTTTGACGAATCCGGGAATGCCCGCATGGTGGATGTGGGCGGCAAAAACGAAACCGTGCGGGAAGCCACCGCTTCCGGTTCCATTTCCCTCTCACCCCAAGCGTTTCAGCTGGTACAGGAAGGGAATATCGCCAAGGGTGACGTGCTCGGGGTTGCCCGGATCGCCGGGATCATGGCCGCCAAAAAGGTCGATGACCTGATCCCTCTTACCCACCCTCTCGCCATCAACAAGGTGACTGTTGACTTTGCTCTGAATGACTCGACGCACACCATAGAAATTACTGCTACCGTGGGCATAACAGGCAGAACCGGGGTCGAGATGGAAGCGCTTACCGCCGTCTCGGTCGCCGCTCTGACCATTTATGATATGTGTAAGGCTGTGGACAAAGGCATGATCATTAACAACATCAGACTGGAAAGGAAAATCGGGGGCAAAAGCGGCACGTTTCAACGGAACAAATAA
- the dnaJ gene encoding molecular chaperone DnaJ: protein MENDFYKRLGVAPDATAEEIKKAYRKLAMKHHPDKNPGDKAAEDKFKSAAEAYEVLGDLEKRKIYDRYGVAGLKDSGYSGPGNFEDIFSSFGDVFGDMFGGRSGQRRQGPIAGNDLRYDLGISFMDAVHGAEKEIEITKRETCWTCDGTGLRPGHKASTCPTCKGHGQVVHAQGFFRVQTTCPKCHGAGTIITEPCNDCQGEGLVKKTKKVSLKIPAGIDTGARMRLRGEGEGGRKGGPPGDLYVIMHVEPHEFFMREGNTIHCLFPLTMVQAALGATVEVPTINGSKELVIPAGTQPEQVFTLKGEGVPSLRGGSPGNMIVEIKVVIPKKLSAREKELLTEFDALQKEKGPSKEEEGFFKKFLHKFAEENS from the coding sequence ATGGAAAACGATTTTTACAAGAGACTCGGAGTCGCCCCGGATGCGACTGCGGAGGAAATAAAAAAAGCGTACCGCAAGCTGGCCATGAAACACCATCCGGACAAGAATCCGGGGGACAAGGCGGCTGAAGACAAGTTCAAATCAGCCGCCGAGGCATATGAAGTTTTAGGCGATCTGGAAAAGCGGAAAATATATGACCGCTACGGAGTCGCCGGCCTGAAGGACAGCGGTTACAGCGGGCCCGGCAATTTTGAGGACATCTTCTCAAGCTTCGGCGATGTCTTCGGCGACATGTTTGGCGGTCGCTCCGGGCAAAGACGCCAGGGCCCCATCGCCGGAAACGATCTGCGCTACGACCTGGGCATCAGTTTCATGGATGCGGTGCATGGCGCGGAAAAAGAAATAGAGATCACCAAGCGGGAAACCTGCTGGACCTGCGACGGCACCGGTTTACGCCCCGGACACAAAGCCTCGACCTGTCCCACCTGCAAGGGACATGGTCAGGTAGTGCATGCCCAGGGGTTTTTTCGGGTACAGACCACCTGCCCGAAATGTCACGGGGCAGGCACCATTATTACCGAACCCTGCAATGACTGCCAGGGCGAAGGGCTGGTCAAGAAAACGAAAAAGGTCTCGCTGAAGATCCCGGCCGGGATCGACACCGGCGCCCGCATGCGTTTGCGGGGCGAGGGCGAAGGCGGCCGCAAAGGCGGACCTCCGGGCGACCTCTATGTGATCATGCATGTGGAGCCCCATGAGTTCTTCATGCGGGAGGGCAATACCATCCACTGCCTCTTCCCCCTGACCATGGTGCAGGCCGCCCTCGGCGCCACCGTTGAGGTGCCGACCATCAACGGCAGCAAAGAACTGGTAATCCCGGCGGGAACCCAACCCGAGCAGGTCTTTACCCTGAAAGGCGAAGGCGTTCCCTCCCTCAGGGGCGGGAGCCCGGGCAACATGATTGTTGAGATCAAGGTTGTCATCCCAAAGAAACTATCCGCGCGGGAAAAAGAACTGCTTACGGAGTTTGATGCGTTGCAAAAAGAGAAGGGTCCCAGCAAAGAAGAAGAGGGCTTTTTTAAAAAGTTCCTGCACAAATTCGCTGAAGAAAATTCTTGA
- a CDS encoding FlgO family outer membrane protein, producing the protein MMIMRVLAIFLALAGGVTPVLADDSPQGAMVPAQQNPTPAYRPYFYNYPHAIPADYVFRTGRVFSPRNMSQSFLAGAGQSGGAPADGAGQGAALHAKINQLGKALMANASEVVADEYVVAVSTFVSLDNLYATSSLGRFLGEELLATLQQAGLEVIEVRKTPGMMVSPYHGEYALSRSMDEISLVQAAQAVVVGTYAVAGQEIFINARLLRNEDNRILSSASLVLPIDAMTANLLANESMPASTRTSQVGIRQFQEEGTVPPAPKKTTKKTAKRSTQKGGS; encoded by the coding sequence ATGATGATCATGAGAGTGCTTGCGATTTTTCTGGCGTTGGCAGGTGGTGTAACTCCCGTGCTGGCCGATGATAGCCCCCAGGGGGCAATGGTGCCGGCGCAACAGAATCCCACCCCGGCCTATCGTCCTTATTTCTATAATTATCCCCATGCGATCCCGGCGGATTATGTCTTCCGCACCGGTCGGGTTTTTTCGCCGCGGAATATGTCTCAGTCCTTCTTGGCCGGGGCAGGGCAGTCTGGCGGAGCACCGGCAGACGGTGCGGGGCAGGGGGCGGCCCTGCATGCCAAGATCAACCAGCTGGGCAAAGCGCTCATGGCCAATGCCAGCGAGGTGGTGGCCGATGAGTATGTGGTGGCGGTGAGCACCTTTGTCAGTCTTGACAATCTCTATGCGACCTCATCCCTGGGGCGCTTTCTGGGTGAGGAGCTGCTTGCCACCTTGCAGCAGGCCGGGTTGGAGGTGATTGAGGTGCGCAAAACCCCGGGCATGATGGTGAGTCCTTATCATGGGGAGTACGCCTTGTCCCGGAGCATGGATGAGATCAGCCTGGTGCAGGCGGCTCAGGCGGTGGTGGTGGGAACCTATGCGGTGGCAGGGCAGGAAATCTTTATCAATGCCCGGCTGTTGCGCAATGAGGATAACAGAATTCTTTCCTCCGCCAGTCTGGTTTTGCCCATTGACGCGATGACCGCCAATCTGCTGGCTAACGAAAGCATGCCTGCTTCGACCCGGACCTCGCAGGTTGGGATCCGGCAGTTTCAGGAAGAGGGGACTGTCCCGCCGGCACCAAAAAAGACCACGAAAAAAACGGCCAAGCGCTCAACCCAAAAAGGTGGCTCATGA
- the dksA gene encoding RNA polymerase-binding protein DksA, which translates to MDREQLDYFRQKLESMSQDLLQEAEKTIHEMTDSTENYPDPTDRASAESDRSFELRIRDRERKLLAKIREAIERIDEGTYGICDECGDEISTKRLEARPVTTQCIECKTLQENQERAQKGL; encoded by the coding sequence GTGGACAGAGAACAACTTGATTATTTTCGCCAGAAGCTGGAGAGCATGAGTCAGGATCTTTTGCAGGAGGCGGAAAAGACCATCCATGAAATGACCGACAGCACCGAAAATTATCCCGACCCCACCGACCGGGCCAGTGCCGAATCCGACCGGAGTTTCGAGCTCCGCATCCGTGACCGCGAGCGCAAACTGCTTGCCAAGATCCGGGAGGCCATCGAACGCATCGACGAAGGAACCTACGGCATCTGCGATGAATGCGGCGACGAGATCTCGACCAAGCGTCTGGAAGCGCGGCCGGTGACCACCCAATGCATCGAATGCAAAACCCTTCAAGAAAACCAGGAAAGGGCTCAAAAAGGACTATAA